One Loxodonta africana isolate mLoxAfr1 chromosome 8, mLoxAfr1.hap2, whole genome shotgun sequence DNA window includes the following coding sequences:
- the RASGEF1A gene encoding ras-GEF domain-containing family member 1A isoform X2, producing MPWEEGLTGAPLMPHSLLLLSQEAMPQTFVFSSMLAPSCSRQGQPSMGECSGGGRSGSGDLVFQDGRLISGSLEALMEHLVPTVDYYPDRTYIFTFLLSSRVFIHPHDLLARVGQICLQQRQQLEADPDQAKLSSLSAKIVQLLKEWTEAFPYDFQEEKAMAELKAIIHCVTQCEEESSTVKKAITQMTQNLLLSLAARSQLQEFWEKLRSPPMDKGPVLKAKPPATQKDILSVCCDPLVLAQQLTHIELERVHSIHPEDLMQILSHRDSLDNCRCRGDQTKTYSLEAYDNWFNCLSMLVATEVCRIVKKKQRTRVVEFFIDVARECFNIGNFNSMMAIISGMNLSPVARLKKTWSKVKTAKFDVLEHHMDPSSNFCNYRTALQGATQRSQMAHSSREKIVIPVFNLFVKDIYFLHKIHTNRLPNGQVNFKKFWELSRQIHDFMMWTQVECPFEKDKKIQSYLLTAPIYSEEGPLSLTEPEGSGCSLWK from the exons ATGCCCTGGGAGGAGGGCCTCACAGGGGCACCTTTGATGCCTCACagcctcctccttctctcccagGAAGCTATGCCCCAGACGTTTGTCTTCTCCAGCATGCTTGCACCCAGCTGTAGCAGACAGGGGCAGCCCAGCATGGGGGAGTGCAGCGGGGGTGGCCGTAGTGGCTCTGGAGACCTCGTCTTCCAAGACGGACGCCTCATCTCCGGGTCTCTCGAGGCCTTGATGGAGCACCTCGTCCCCACGGTGGACTATTACCCCGAT AGGACGTACATCTTCACATTTCTGCTGAGCTCCCGGGTCTTCATCCACCCTCATGACCTGTTGGCCCGGGTAGGGCAGATCTGCCTACAGCAGAGGCAGCAGCTGGAGGCAGACCCTGACCAG GCCAAGCTGAGTTCTTTGTCAGCCAAGATCGTGCAGCTCCTGAAGGAGTGGACTGAGGCCTTCCCCTACGACTTCCAGGAAGAGAAGGCCATGGCAGAGCTGAAGGCCATCATTCACTGCGTCACCCAGTGTGAGGAG GAGAGCAGCACGGTGAAGAAGGCTATTACCCAAATGACGCAGAACCTGCTATTGTCCCTGGCTGCCCGGAGCCAGCTCCAGGAGTTCTGGGAGAAGCTCCGCTCACCGCCCATGGACAAAGGACCAGTCCTCAAGGCCAAGCCGCCGGCCACCCAGAAGGACATCCTGAGCGTGTGCTGTGATCCACTGGTGCTGGCCCAGCAGCTGACCCACATCGAGCTG gagcGGGTCCACAGCATCCACCCGGAGGACCTGATGCAGATCCTCAGCCACAGGGACTCTCTGGACAACTGCAGG TGCCGAGGGGACCAGACCAAGACCTACAGCCTGGAGGCTTATGACAACTGGTTCAACTGCCTCAGCATGCTGGTGGCCACCGAGGTATGCCGG ATAGTGAAAAAGAAGCAGCGGACCCGAGTGGTGGAGTTCTTCATTGACGTGGCTAGGGAGTGCTTCAACATTGGGAACTTCAACTCAATGATGGCCATCATCT CTGGCATGAATCTCAGTCCTGTGGCGCGGCTGAAGAAAACATGGTCCAAAGTCAAGACGGCCAAGTTCGACGTCCTGGAA CACCACATGGACCCATCCAGCAACTTCTGTAACTACCGCACGGCCCTGCAGGGGGCCACACAGAGGTCCCAGATGGCCCACAGCAGCCGAGAGAAGATCGTCATCCCTGTGTTTAACCTCTTTGTGAAGGACATCTACTTTCTGCACAAAATTCACACTAACCGCCTGCCCAATGGGCAGGTGAACTTCAAG AAATTTTGGGAACTCTCCAGACAAATCCATGACTTCATGATGTGGACACAGGTGGAGTGTCCTTTCGAGAAGGACAAGAAGATTCAGAGCTACCTGCTCACGGCGCCCATCTACAGTGAAGAAG GACCACTCTCCTTAACAGAGCCTGAAGGCTCAGGATGCAGCCTGTGGAAATGA
- the RASGEF1A gene encoding ras-GEF domain-containing family member 1A isoform X1, with the protein MPWEEGLTGAPLMPHSLLLLSQEAMPQTFVFSSMLAPSCSRQGQPSMGECSGGGRSGSGDLVFQDGRLISGSLEALMEHLVPTVDYYPDRTYIFTFLLSSRVFIHPHDLLARVGQICLQQRQQLEADPDQAKLSSLSAKIVQLLKEWTEAFPYDFQEEKAMAELKAIIHCVTQCEEESSTVKKAITQMTQNLLLSLAARSQLQEFWEKLRSPPMDKGPVLKAKPPATQKDILSVCCDPLVLAQQLTHIELERVHSIHPEDLMQILSHRDSLDNCRCRGDQTKTYSLEAYDNWFNCLSMLVATEVCRIVKKKQRTRVVEFFIDVARECFNIGNFNSMMAIISGMNLSPVARLKKTWSKVKTAKFDVLEHHMDPSSNFCNYRTALQGATQRSQMAHSSREKIVIPVFNLFVKDIYFLHKIHTNRLPNGQVNFKKFWELSRQIHDFMMWTQVECPFEKDKKIQSYLLTAPIYSEEALFIASFESEGPENHMEKDSWKTLRTTLLNRA; encoded by the exons ATGCCCTGGGAGGAGGGCCTCACAGGGGCACCTTTGATGCCTCACagcctcctccttctctcccagGAAGCTATGCCCCAGACGTTTGTCTTCTCCAGCATGCTTGCACCCAGCTGTAGCAGACAGGGGCAGCCCAGCATGGGGGAGTGCAGCGGGGGTGGCCGTAGTGGCTCTGGAGACCTCGTCTTCCAAGACGGACGCCTCATCTCCGGGTCTCTCGAGGCCTTGATGGAGCACCTCGTCCCCACGGTGGACTATTACCCCGAT AGGACGTACATCTTCACATTTCTGCTGAGCTCCCGGGTCTTCATCCACCCTCATGACCTGTTGGCCCGGGTAGGGCAGATCTGCCTACAGCAGAGGCAGCAGCTGGAGGCAGACCCTGACCAG GCCAAGCTGAGTTCTTTGTCAGCCAAGATCGTGCAGCTCCTGAAGGAGTGGACTGAGGCCTTCCCCTACGACTTCCAGGAAGAGAAGGCCATGGCAGAGCTGAAGGCCATCATTCACTGCGTCACCCAGTGTGAGGAG GAGAGCAGCACGGTGAAGAAGGCTATTACCCAAATGACGCAGAACCTGCTATTGTCCCTGGCTGCCCGGAGCCAGCTCCAGGAGTTCTGGGAGAAGCTCCGCTCACCGCCCATGGACAAAGGACCAGTCCTCAAGGCCAAGCCGCCGGCCACCCAGAAGGACATCCTGAGCGTGTGCTGTGATCCACTGGTGCTGGCCCAGCAGCTGACCCACATCGAGCTG gagcGGGTCCACAGCATCCACCCGGAGGACCTGATGCAGATCCTCAGCCACAGGGACTCTCTGGACAACTGCAGG TGCCGAGGGGACCAGACCAAGACCTACAGCCTGGAGGCTTATGACAACTGGTTCAACTGCCTCAGCATGCTGGTGGCCACCGAGGTATGCCGG ATAGTGAAAAAGAAGCAGCGGACCCGAGTGGTGGAGTTCTTCATTGACGTGGCTAGGGAGTGCTTCAACATTGGGAACTTCAACTCAATGATGGCCATCATCT CTGGCATGAATCTCAGTCCTGTGGCGCGGCTGAAGAAAACATGGTCCAAAGTCAAGACGGCCAAGTTCGACGTCCTGGAA CACCACATGGACCCATCCAGCAACTTCTGTAACTACCGCACGGCCCTGCAGGGGGCCACACAGAGGTCCCAGATGGCCCACAGCAGCCGAGAGAAGATCGTCATCCCTGTGTTTAACCTCTTTGTGAAGGACATCTACTTTCTGCACAAAATTCACACTAACCGCCTGCCCAATGGGCAGGTGAACTTCAAG AAATTTTGGGAACTCTCCAGACAAATCCATGACTTCATGATGTGGACACAGGTGGAGTGTCCTTTCGAGAAGGACAAGAAGATTCAGAGCTACCTGCTCACGGCGCCCATCTACAGTGAAGAAG CTCTCTTCATCGCCTCCTTTGAGAGTGAAGGTCCTGAGAATCACATGGAAAAAGACAGCTGGAAGACCCTTAG GACCACTCTCCTTAACAGAGCCTGA